The genomic window AGGTAAAACCGCTGAGAACCAGATAAAATGTGTAACTGCAAGAACTTCATGCATttttagtaaataaaacagtatactatGCGTAGTTTTAAAAATCAGGGGAGTTTTTAAAGACAGGCGACACAAAACCGACGTGACCTATGATGTGacaatttagtttaaataagGGGAAATATTAATGTAAACGTAGACCCTCTCAAAATCGTGAAGAAGCTTACGAATGAGaacatttcttcagagatatGAAACAACTTTAACTTGttaactaataaaaaaaaagatatattgaattaaatttgtatttaaggACGACAGACCCAATTCAAGATTTCAAACCTCTGTGCAGAAATCCGCGCATATGCTATGAATATGACTGTCATAATTATGAACatcagaatataaaaaaatagtaaaattttcattctactaaacaaaatttgttatgtcaaaatatttttagtggagaaaaattaagaaaaaatattatagcctgtcccaagatatttatgctgcatatttgaacgatttttaataaaaatacacatacctatgactgaagtgcaattaaaatcgatgaaagggaaaattcccaagattacttcattcacacattatcatttttccctcgtaaaaattcacaggaacgaaaacagatttcctacggagatttataatggggaatgttgacatcttttctccattcggaaatactcgggaccccttgcgcaatttttcaacgttatcatccgggcgtcttcttctccttggcaatggaaaaacctcgtagactttttatttttagccgtgtactgatacccgacaagctagagggggcgtttcaaaggataaatcttgggattttttcatagtattgaatgaacatcgactgaaccaagaggtatttacaaatattgaataatttaagaaaatatgtggcaaaaatatcttgggacagactatagtcagaattttctctgtttgcGACAATTTCCCCGGTTTATAAATCCTAAAATGCCCAAAGACAGTTTATACAATGTAGTGTTATTATCGGGTAGATATTGAATTATATCTTATCCTAACAATATTTATGTATATAGCAGTTAATCCCATATACactatatgttatatattaGAATTAACAACAAGCAAATAAGCATGAGAATTTATTTCCGATAAAACTGTAATAACATTTAGTGGCGAGTTTTGTCACAATATATTTGTACAAAGTAAGCCCATACCGGCTGAACCCAAGAAACACTACCCACATATACAGGGGTGACATCCCCTGATCACTGGCGCGATAGTACCACGATTTGTAAGCTGCTCTTCTGCCTTGTATCCGTCGTCTGATAAATCAGTATCTATTAGAGGCTTAGTCGTATGAAACAATGTGTATATGCCAAGATCATAGTCTCAGAGTCGTTTGAATTGAACAATGATGCAGAGTTGTCGCGTTTGCACAGGAATTAAAAGCATTTGTTACAAAATGTTgataaatgcaattaatgttaTGTCAGGCAATAATTAAATATGTCCCTTTTCAATgatatttctgaagaaaaataaaCCATGCAGTGAACTTCGACACAACCCCTCAAAAAATTTAGGTCGATGACTAAATTTTTTTTCGCTAATCGGTAAGCTAACTGACTTCTTTATATTACAATTTAGTTAGAGTAAAAAATCTATagcagatttttttaaatatcagtttTTATACCACACCCAGAACATTCTCATTACTTTCTATTATATCTGAGGATTTTCGTTCCCATATTTGAAACGCCCCAGTAGAAAAAGGAAGTCGAcgattatgggttttttttttattgattttcactCGCCATTAACtgattaacattatataaaaatttaaataaaaaaattatggtgGATATGGATTGGGTCCGCCGTCcttaaattcatttacttttttacatccatttgtaaaatcatactattttataattaattcattataatGATACGTATATGCATATTTAatcaacggtcgcaccgtaaaacattaCAGTAAACTAAATGGCGTATTGATACTATCTTGGTCAACATGTTTCATAGCATGACATGTTATGTTTTATGTAGTTTCACATTATAAAGATATctaaattgtattaattttgtttcacaATGACAAACACAGGGTTTTCGAACGTCGCCAACTGCGCAGCTTCCGGTCCAGTTTACCCTAAACTCCAACGAATCAGATCGACGAATCTTTGTCCGAACATCCACCATATGAGGTCGCTGCGAAAGATAAACTTCCGGATTACAAGCCACGTGACGACCCACTCGTGTATGACGACATATGTAAGGAGGATTCCCGTACTGACAAAATTGGCGGCTGCAGTAATCCTATCTATATCATCTCGGGATCTGATGAAAGGATTTACCGGGCTCCTGTAAATCCTAATACAATAATCACCGATGTTTGAAGCACTGAAGACAGTGATTTAAAGCGTGTGCAAGTGGTTGATAATATAGCATAATATGTGTGATAAAAATGACAGAAGAAACTTAAGATTGTTGTTAATGACATCGTTATGTATATAACTTTATAATATTGATACTACCAGTCAATGTTTatcataaaaacttaaaaagtaATTCTGCTTGTtctattattatgcccgtaatTATTTCAATTACTTGTATAGGCTGACATTTTAATCTTAAATTTTTATGAGGCAATGtaattgtgataaaaaaaaatgtccataaTGAATgagatttgtaaaaataattattttttgtatgcaaatcaattgtaaaattctttGAATAATAAATTAGATTATATTTATCTTAGCTTTATATACTGTGTTGATTCGATATTTACAAATCTAACCTGAGGCGATGTACGCTTTGGACACTGATGACTAATATCCATTTGGGATATCATTTGCCGAGTATATATTATCAGTATTTATTTGGTTAAAAAGAGAACTGTCTTTTCTTTAGAATTTCAAGTTTGGCCATGTTTTTTCCCTACCTTTTTACATAAGAAATTTAGAATCGAAAttcaacttgtacatgtatttgttttcccTGGACTGGCCTGTGATTGCCTCAAATATCTCTCTGTTATAACTCTGTACCGAGtgtttgcttccaccactttttgcttgatatttcaataatcataaatacctttgtgctcaaactacgctcatccactaatatgagaaatgtccagattatctgttttgaaacgccctcgcttcaggtttcaatacacatcaaaaaataaaaagtctacggggattttgctttgcatcagccattaagaagcccagatgataacgttgaaaaattgcgcgaggtatcccgagtacttccgaatggagaaaagatgtaaacatttcccattataaatcttcgcaagaaatttgttttcattcatttgaaattttatgagttaaaaatgacaattgttcaatgaagatatcttggatatattcccttttatcgatttcaactgtattaaGTTCTTATaatatttggagtagttgctctttgaaattctttcaaattagAGTAGTCCCTTTGAATGTTGACGTCATATCGTTGTGTCTGGAACAGAACAAAATGGAAGCGTCAAAATTTGCTCTGCATGGGAAAGGAAGAAAACGTTTATAATTGAATAGGAACAAAACaatgtaagtaaacatgggtgaagcgaagatttttaaaaagtatttgaaagatgagaaatatattgggtgcctcgccatctatgagattgatcaacccaatatatttctgtagtcattcggtaacaaacctaataagccTTCAGTAATATTAATAAGGGCTTGTACGATAAAGAAATACATggcatgatatattttttttttacaaatccgGTAATAGTGCCAATATACACATACTGacacccagagagagagagagagagagagagagagagagagagagagagagagagagagcaatgaTGTTTGCTACATCAGTCTAAATTTACACATGCAATATGAAAAAGAGCTAGGTTTTCGGTGctttagtactttgattctaagcaggaattaaaatatcttaaaatggtagcaacgttattgttgacaaatgACACACACCATTCTGATATACGAACGATTAAGCAGGATACACGGACGATTACTAACATACTGACTTTTTTAGGAAACACGAACGTTCACGATAAAAAACGCAAACGAGCGATCCACCCCTGAAGAAACCCGTAGCGTATTCACAGTcaatctctcaccagagggcgtATTACGCTGCATGCGCTACAACAATAAGTGGAGCGAagcaggaacgataactctgggTAGAGATTGATTCACAGTGGCTGTGTAGCGAATAACTTGAGTTGCACCCCTtgcaaatttacatttttaatgaacacttagaattattttacatctatggatattttgattttcaatgtaaaattaacAAGAATAAATGTGCTATTCTATCTAAGATCAAAAtggataaaaatcaaatattttaaaaaaatatgcagcataaatatcttaagTTTGGACTTGTAAACTAAAGTAAACTGTTGCAGTTGCTTCAGCTCTGTAGCTCTATTGCTAAATTGACATATGGAAGTCAATATTTCTAGTTTTCTACTCTTTAgtcttatttcaaaaatataattaagaaaaatcaccaacgttatttaaaaaatcattaacgtTACATTGTAAAAGGTATTTGcctaaaaaggaaaaaaatcgaAATGATTGAACTTTGACATTATGACGTTGTTCATTGTGTGTCGTCATTCATTGTGTGTCGTCATTCAttgtgtgacgtcacagaagcTTTATTGATAGATGTGCTAAATGCAAACAAAGAGTGTTCACCTTTGAAAAACATCGATTTCGTAGCAAAAAtggtaagatttttttaaacatgtattatataCTGTTCTAACCTTAATCGATGCTGAAATTTTCAAGGCATCGATGTGCTTTGCTGAAAAAATCTAAACTTCAATTTTTGGCCGAACTGTTCGTGCCTTCTTGTCTTCTCGCCAGATTGTTTCAATAACTTATTTTGTAATCAAGTGTGTACTATACATGTGTACAATTAAATGCACTAAAGAATATTAATTCATCTATTTTCGCTAATAAGTTCATTTCTATTTTAcatgattgttttaaaaagtaattagttgtaaaacattttccatcTTTTTGGCAAACATACATAATTCAACATATGCGCGGATCGAGAAATTTTTCATTGGGAAGGGGTTGGGGTTAATTGGAAGTTGGGTccaaattataataatatgagagcttgtttatatattttggtACATGTAAGTTTACTAGGATCaggttttttcatttttttcggGACCTTTCTTCTCTAAAGGTTCGCCGCTCGCGCATGCTAAGGGTTCATTAGGATTAATATTATTAGATGCAAACGACAGTATTATAATCAAGAACTGTGTATACTTGCAGATTTGATTTTGCTGGAAAACGAACAAAATCGCTTGACTTACTATTAGAAATTCGTATAAATAGACTTTGTACGATTTAGGTATTCACTTGAAGAAGATAATACTTTGTAATCGTTTTCTGAAAACAACTACGAAGGAGGGTTGGGAAGTGAGAAACTCATAAATAATTATCACTCGGTCgaacccccaccccacccacccccacttttctaaaaaaaaaaaacctagctGGTTCTgcgcatatattttaaaactctaAACATAGTCGAAATcgttaaaatatctacaatgtATTATGATAGTGGACATTGTTGAATTCTTAAATGACtgtaaatttataatataattgatCACACACATAATATATTAGTTTGACATCGCCCATAACTgttaacatgatttttaaataataggATGAACAGAAAACTGATGACTTAGAGGAATTTTTTGACCTCAATCAAGAACAGGCCGAAGAAGATGAGAAAAATGAGAGCAGGAATGAGAATGTTGACAGAGGTAGGAAAAACCGAGTTTATTAATTAACGAATCACAAAAGACAACAACAACGTAACCAATCGcagcttctcgggcctttccggcaagctcggaattTTCCGAGCttgtcggaaaggcccgagaagttgcgattgcaaCGTAACGACCGGGTTCGTATTTCCGCTGCCGAGTCGCTTATGTCATTTATATCTATCACTCACGAGtgatacaggcacgtagcattaaAGGGGGCGGGGCTGGCCTCCCACTTTTTttcgcagcaactaattttcttaaaattacgtatgaaaaatataattatcatggagtccccccccccccagtttaTGTGGAGTATGTAAATAATTggattgaaaaaagaaaatgaagagtgaaattgaagttatagatatacccccccccccctaacagattttgaagattttggaaagatgccttttttttgggggggggggggggcttgtgaagattttttagGTGAGGCTGCCCCCTTTCAAAATCGATGCTACGTGTCTGTGATATCACTTACTAGTAATCACACAGAAAAAAGAGTTATCACGTTTTTCAAAGAAGTGATAGCACTAACATTTGTAACAAACCTTTAAAATCATATAGCCAAATGGTGATATTTGCAAAACAGTTAGAAGAAGTACatgatattgtacatatatattcgAAAAGGTGAAATCAGCATTGTTTATGTATAATTATTACTtcatcaaaacattttaaagatttatctcTTAATACATGCATACTCAATTATTCATTAATGCTCATTTATGGTTATTACGCAACAGGCGATGACGTCATCTCATCCTCATCAAAGGAAAGTTTATACGTCTCTTGTGACGAAACAGATGAGGGCAGAACAGGTAGGTTGAAGATTTCAGCAATAAGTTtgcaattcattaattaaattcattcccTGGTGAACAAAGATTGAGAAAGTTTACTATAATTTCTTCTACAATGAACTTTTAGAAACTTGTATTGCAGCAGCTGAATGTGTTGCAGAAAACGAAGATgccaaacaaatgaaaaaggGTATTCTAAAGAGCAGCGAAGTCAACAACACAGTacgtatttttgttttgttatttacattCGGTCGGCTTGAATCATTATATTCGTTAAACACTAATTTTTACGGCTTCCCTTGCCAAGTTCATGTTCATTGAATTATGAATGCACCTAGCTAATGATTTTCTCCTTTTTTCCAGGTGGTTGAGGGTGACAATGCTAATGCCAATGAGGCAACACCAAAATGCGTTGGGGTACGCCATTTCTAATAATTCTATTCAATATCTAATTCTATAATTCATGAATTTCAATCTGTCAATctatttaattgtattattgtatattattaatacacatttttcatttatacacTCTTATCGAAAagtatcaaatcaaatgaaatctTCAAATTTCGGAGATTGAAAAATGATTGCGTCTGACCTTCAAGCATACAACTAACGCCTCAGTATAAAAATCAAGCATCTACTGTAGAGTTCACTTGCTTCTTTTTTGTGAttcatactgatattttttcaggtaccctaattttttttagttagaAATGAAATATCCgattattaatatatacattcCTCTAACGTTTAAAATTATACTCTCGTTTAGCTTACAAGATATAAACtataattcaaatacaattaCTAAATAATGTTAATACATCATTCATTGATACCTTAATTGTACTATAACTGTTTAACTGTTGACTTTGCGTGGATTATTTCGTGATCGATCAGAACTTTAGCTACGAAGAGAGCACGGACTGCACGGGATGACGTCAGACTACAAAGTATCCGTAGTAAAATGTTAGAAATATTGGAAATTTGTTGCATCCTGTATAAAGCGTgctttctttctcttatttataaaaaaaaaattgaaaaaaaaatgagagagagagagaggctatGATTGTAGTTAGCATTTATATTTACAGAAAACAAAATGGTTAATTTACATAACGTTGTGTAAGTGAAATGAAACATtaatcttttttacatttttttttaaaacaggaaaCTAGAGAATCGAACATTTTGTACACCTTAAAAGTTCCGTTTAACCAACCACGGGAGGTATGAGTATTCAAAACAGAAattctttatgaaataatgatGTAAACCCCCATCTTCTTTCTTCGCCATAACTGGTAGTATTGAAAAAGAAAGTTACCAATATTCATGTGATAGTACGCTCGCTTTTTGTGGGTCTcccaaaatattatcaaaaactCGTCTGAAACAACTTGGTCTTTCAAACGTTTTATATATTACGTattaaatactgtggaatcattaattttggTGGGGGCAAATTGTcttggattgcttaaattttacaaattcgtggggacgtaatttcatgTATTCTCTCAAACATAcagaggaaatatgactttattaccctaatttattaaatcGTGGAGTATGTTAATTCGttgatgagaggtacccacgaattccacgaaaattgagccaccacaaatttaatgattccactgTATTTTACTGGTGTAAGATGATAGTTAAATTATAATACAACCTTAATTACATGACATTGTAACatggcattgattttttttttaaaaacaggatCGGTTTTACTACATTATCCAggtattttgtatatgactccataaagctgatttatGATGTctgttgttgctcaggtgagcaatgcgGCCCATGGGTTTCTTGATTTTGTTCTGTTTGTTTTTAGAGCTGCTGGAcaatagtaaagaaaaatattctagATTGCATGTGCTGTTGCTGCACACCCTCCTCGTGTGTTGCGTGCAACACAAGGATCAGAGAACAAGCAGCTTCTCAATTCGTGTCAGTCCCTCAGTGCTGTACCACGCATACTCCTGGGGGCAAAGTGAAAATTGCCATAGCCCCAGGAAAAACTGATATAACTCCATATATGGCTTCCCTGGGGATCATTTCCCTGGAGGCCTATATGGAGTTGGAGGCCCAGAAGAAGGCCCGGGAAAATG from Magallana gigas chromosome 9, xbMagGiga1.1, whole genome shotgun sequence includes these protein-coding regions:
- the LOC117691818 gene encoding uncharacterized protein, encoding MDEQKTDDLEEFFDLNQEQAEEDEKNESRNENVDRGDDVISSSSKESLYVSCDETDEGRTAAECVAENEDAKQMKKGILKSSEVNNTVVEGDNANANEATPKCVGETRESNILYTLKVPFNQPRESCWTIVKKNILDCMCCCCTPSSCVACNTRIREQAASQFVSVPQCCTTHTPGGKVKIAIAPGKTDITPYMASLGIISLEAYMELEAQKKARENVNTTQETKRAEREAEFMQIIEDITPKRVEVVEDNNENKNAKANGAAPKRVGF